aatatttataaaataaataaaagaaaaacatatttacaaaaggaaaaacatattttataaatacatgagcatgaaaatattatatatgtaatatgtttACATAAAAAGGAAagcttacaaaaaaatatttatattaaaaagaaataatcatcgctttaaaatataaatttaaaaaaaataaaaaattatttggaaagTCAGTTTCCTACTTGTCGCGCTCACATTAGTTCTTACAATAATTATTTACAGATGtgtctttaatgaattaaaaatataatatgtaattaccattatttttaaaggtttttaatttatgtaaattagggttttagttttaatttcctatcatatatttcaaaataacatatatgatatataataaaaagaaatatttataaaataaataaaagaaaaacatacttacaaaaggaaaaacatattttaggaaaacatattttataaatatatgagcatgaaaatattatatatgtaatatgcttccataaaaaggaaagtttacaaaaaaatattgatattaaaaagaaataatcatcgctttaaaatatcattttaaacaaaataaaatatatttttaacagtaagataatattttccttatatcaaaTCTTTTTTGAATACTCttacaaaaaattttaaataacatagaCCATGATACTTTTGatgaactaaaatatttataatcacTAATATTCTaatgttttattcattttttcctAAATTTgctttgttaaatttttaatttttatttacattttctatataatttttatcaaactaaataaataaaaatataaaaactttaCAAAACTTATTATACcactaaaattaattaaggcTTAATactttttggtttatatttttcttctatatgtgtataacaaaatatacttataataataaatataaaacagtACGAATTTCTGTATTTAATACTACttataattttcaatttataatttacacataaaaattataaattacttcaaagttacaaaaaatattttaattattttgcaaaatattgatatttgttcataaactttcaaaattttatgggCTATATCCATATATGAAACTTTTTACTTatcatcattttagtttttttctaatattttacaAATCACCAAATATCAAATTATTCGAAAAAATTACGAAAGTATAGTTACATTTTAAAGATGGAGAACTGAACCTAGGCAATGAATaaagggaaattgccacaaataccacattcatagtaccacttttcatgtttacatttaaccacttttaccctcacttttaatgaagggtaaaatacattatacccttagggttaactaatctagacttagggtttagagttgagggggtggggtagggtttttggaatgtgaaatttatgattctaataaatatataaatacttaaaaaatatataaaaaattttaaaaaatagtttcaaacataatttttgattttcaaaagaattttttttaaaaaaaaaatcgaaacaattcaaaaaataaaattagaaacaagtttgaaattgaaaaagtataattcgaaaacaataaaaaattattatttttttaatttatttaaataatgatttattacatatatagagaacaaagaTATAAGATTCTtttaccacttaatgaagaatgtatttttgaaaatgtccctttaatagtggtaaagatgaaaaatagtaaacatgaaatttctcCAAATCAAAAGTCTAATtactataataatatattattatttatagtaatagtttatttattttaaacatataaattatggaATGACtccaaacatatataaatgaaaatgaaatattaaaaagtgttacaatttaattttaaattatatatatatatacataatttttttacatatcaTTTTTCCCTCCATTATGTAATTTTTAAtcgatcaatattttttttctttaattgtcaaaaaatatatattaaattatacataatctGACGACTAAACAAATGTATACATAACCTTActgaaaaaattaaacaaatataaaccgATTACCAAAGGAAAgcaaataacaaaatttattaaaactttaatctattgaaaaaaaaatactatgctCGAATTCGGAGAAATGAATAAAAGgcaatatattcaaataataaaCAAATCGACTAGATAGTATAAATCTAATTagctaatataatattatttaaaattatacatataaattacagagtgatttaaaataaaattaaaaatattaatcattaGCTAAACAATTTCCTtcttccaaaattaaaatattaaaaattaaacaattttcCTTCTTCCAAAATGCTGAAATCATTAGCTCAAGCTAGCAAAAGCTGATATCGTGTAAATATGGACGGTGgccaaaaaagaaacaaaccaaCATCAAACCTTAAAAAGGTTCCACATTCTCACTTTGTCAGCAAATACTAATGCGAGGAAAAGGTACGAAGCAAACATGTAATCAAGGCAACATTATCAAACGCGACCTcgttaagaaaaaagaaaaaaaagaatgaactAAGTAATCATCTATGTTTATCACTGCCCTAGTTATAGATAAACCCAGCCCAATAAGAGCCCACTAGCGGGTTATGTGGTAAATTAGTAAAGAAGAGCCAGAGCCATATCCACCACCACCGAGCCAAGAGGAAAATGGCAATGGTGGTGGCCGTGGGTGTGCTCCACAACCACCTCCTCTCTGCGTCTTCTCGAATAGTTTGTTTATCTTCTTGTTCTCGCCCTCCCCTCTCAGTCTCGTCAGGTGTTGCGAAGGTGGTTCTTAAAAAGGGAAAGACACAGCTCTTCAAAGACGGAAGTCCAATGGTGTACAGTGGAGCCGTGGACAGGATCATCGGAAAACCGCCTCCACAGACCGGAGATGTTGTCATTGTCGCCGATGGCACCGAGAATCCCATTGGCTGGGGGTTGTATAACTCCGTATCTATGTTCTGTGTTCGCCTTATGCAGCTCCAACACGAATCCACcaggtttctttctttctttggagTCAACTTGTTTTGCTTCATATTGATTCCTTTTCTTCTTATTGGCAGAGATCCTTCGTGTGCACTCAACATTGAGAAGCTTCTCCAAACTAGAATCACTCAAGCAGTTCAGTTGCGGAATAGTTTGGGACTCCCCTCGGATAATAATACTAATGCTTATCGTCTTGTCAACAGTGAGGGAGATAGGTGTTctcactcactcactcactcactAGCTAAATCtcaatcaaagtttttttttttcaatcttcTTCTAACATATCATTATCTTTAGATTGTCTGGATTGATAGTGGATGTGTTTGGAGATATAGCTGTGGTTGCATCCTCCGCCGCTTGGCTTGAAAAATACAGGAGTCATGTGGAGGCTTGCTTGAGATCAATCAATGGTATTAATCACATTAACTGGAGACCCTCTcttgatgttctcaaagaagaTGGCTTTGATATCTCCTCTTTGAAACAAACATCATCTGCTCCTCCTCTCCCCGAGAGATCAATGGTCTTTGCTTCCCCTTGGCTATCTTTATGGAAACAATCATCAGGgaatgatctttctttcttatcCTCCTCCCCCTTAGGTGGTGGAAAATGGTATCTCTTACGCAATCTCTCTAGAGGGACAGAAGACAGGGTTCTACACTGATCAACGCGAAAACCGCCGCTTCATATCGACCATCTCCGCTGGCAAAAGGGTTCTTGATCTTTGCTGTTATAGTGGTGGATTCGCACTAAATGCTGCGAGCGGAGGTGCCACCAGTGTCCTCGGTGTTGATTCATCTTTGCCTGCTTTGGAGCTCGCCAGAGAGAATGTAATCCTCAACCGTATGGATCCAGAGAAGGTTGCTTTCTTCAAACAAGATTCTACAGAGTTCATGAAGGGCGCTCTGTCAAGGGAAGAGACATGGGACATCGTCATCCTAGACCCTCCTAAGCTAGCTCCAAGGAAAAAGGTTGGCCCCTTGggacttgttttctttttctttttcttctattGATTTACAGGAATAGTTATTGAGAGGTTTTGAATATGCTCTGCTAGGTTTTACATAACGCGGCAGGAATGTACAGGAATCTCAACTCGTTGGCGATGAGATTGACAAGTAGTGGAGGTTTGTTGATGACATGCTCATGTTCAGGTGCCATGACACAGAGCGGGAAGTTCTTGGGCATTCTTCAGAGCGCTGCAGCTATGGCGGGAAGGAAGATCACAGTGGTTAGGGAGGCAGGAGCTGCCTCTGATCACCCTCTCGACCCATCCTACCCTCAAGGCCAGTACCTCTCCAATATTCTGCTTCGGGTGCTCTGAGTTTTCGTTTCAACAAATgctcaatattattttttaggtTGGTTGGGGACCAAAGTAATTTAGTTGAGCTTGTTTGGAACAAGAGGAAatgttatagattttttttggagTATCAGCTCCACCGAAAGAACCATTTTCAcgttttttctttataaaagtgacaaacaaatttcaaataatCAAAAGAACAGCTCCTCTTAGTTGAGTTATGATGGAACCACGTTACTGTTTACGATAATAATTCAATGATTCATGAGAATTCCTTTTGTTATATCTTCCTTTGGTTATATAAAGTCATAATTGGCCACAGAAGAATTATCAGAAGAACAGCTCCTCTTGGTAGCATTTGAAGGTAAAATCATAATTGTATTtgaatcaaaatatttgatattgtCAAAGTGTCAAGACACTACACATCACACATATTCCAACTGTTTATACAGACAGCTTCGGTGATAAAAGCTTATAGCAACAAAGCAGTATCGTTTGCTTAATCTGAAAAGTTAAGGAGGTGGCTGATCTGGGACTTGTGTATGAAACAACAAGCTACTAAGGAGGATTACTTGAATATGCAGCGCGATGAATTACAGTGTCCATGTCATTAGCAAAATCACATAATAAGATAAACGTTTTGACTACACTTCAATGGCAGCTAGAGTTTCTTCCCTATCACACAGAACACCCTTCttaatatttctatataaatactAAACTAAACATCACTGGCTCACTTCCCCGCCCGGAGAAGCTATCTTTAAAAAATCATTGGGTGAAAAGAAACAACACTGCCATGTCTCATCACCATGACACCATCTTTGGTTTTTGATCACATCGTTGTTTATCCCTTGTCTAATGCACTTGTATATTTAGACTTGCGTATTAGAAACTACGTACATGGTTATCTCCTCTACCGTTCAGACCATTTTGCAGAGACTGTCATGTGGTGAAAAGAGAGAAGACTTAAGTTGGATGATTTATAATGTTGCATGGATGCTttattatgcatatatataaactgAATTCGCGAACTGTGCAAAGCAAAATGGCAAATAATTCAAGCAGAGAGAGACATGGGGAGAATCTAAACCACACTTTCATGACAGTATCAGAAACctttgcttctcacttctttTGCTGAGCCTTGAGTTCTTTTACCCTCTCTTCCGTAGCTTTCAATGCTTTCCCGTAGATATCAATTAACTGCAAAAATGATTAAGAGCCACCAAATgagggaaagaaaaaaaaaagatttaacagATTAATGATGTCTCAAGAATTGTAACCTATATATACCTCATCGATCTCTTCAGGTGAGATAATGAGCGGTGGAGACATCATTATGCCATCCCCTGCAACACGGACTAACATACCGCGTTTCTGGCATTCAGCTCCAAAGTATGCGCCAACACCTGGAAACATCAGTTAGAAAATAATGTAGGGATCTTAATAAGGTGATGAGTTTAGGAGAGGAGAGACACTTTTGTTTGGGTTATTAGATGGACTTTTTACCCCATTCTGGTGGAAATGGTTCGTTTGGAGATTTGTTGTCTGTAAACTCAGTTCCCAGAATCAAACCCGTTCCTCTTATCTGAAAAAAAACATCACAAAAATGTTCAATCAGAGACTTCAATAGATAAGCTGGTGAGTAATCAACCAATAAAGAGAAATTATACCTCTCCAATAATAGGACTGCTCTTGGCAAAAGCTTTAAGACCATCTTGAAACCTTGGGGAAACTTTGGCGACATGTTCTGGTATGTTCCTCTCCCTGTCATATGAATATTGAGGGTCAAGAAAGTGCAGACAAGAATAGAGAAACGAGAACCATAATCACCAACTTACTTGTATATCTTTAACGCTTCAATTGCTACAGCACATGAAACTGGATGACCAGAGTAAGTAAATCCATGCGAGAAAGCACCTGaaataccaaaacaaaaaatggGTTTTAAGATCTCAGGATACTGGAATATTACAAAGTTGAGCATAACTAGCCCATACCTAGCTTGTTGCTTTGAGAATATATGACATCTGCTACTTCTTGACTCATAAGAATGGCACCAATAGGCATATATGCTGAAGAGAGTGCCTgcatcatatattaaaaacatttaccAATTGTTCTCAACAGTGATAGGAAATCTACAAATCATCTGACAAAATCTCACCTTGGCTAAGGACACAAGATCTGGCTTGATGTTGTATTTGTCACAGCCAAACATTGTCCCCAGTCGCCCAAATGCACATATCACCTTATAGACCAAAAACAATTATAACGGGTAatgatatctttttttttcttcatcgtGATAGTAAACATGGTTCAATAAGATAATGCATATACCTCATCAGCAATGAACAGGATGTCATACTTCTTAACAACAGCTTGAATCTGCAGtacagaaatgaaaaaaaaaaaaaaaacacatcacATCCACAATGACCTTACCACGAAAAAGATTAATCATTGCAGTTTGGTATTTATGCCAACAAAGGTTCCGAAAATGACCTTTTCAAAGTATGTAGCAGGCGGAGGTATCACACCGCCAGCACCCATTACTGGTTCAGCGATAAAAGCACCAATCTGGTAAGAAGACATTTGCGTTAGATTGGAGCTGCCAACATCAACGTTACTAAATGAAGATCGTAATTTCCTTAGATTGCTCACAGTTTCTGGTCCCTCTTTAATGATAAGATCCTCTAAATTCTTGGCTAATCTGGTTGAGAACTCCTCTTCCGTTTCCCCTGCACAAAAAATTACCCAaggttaaaataaaaagatcacTCTTAAGCTTTTAGCAAAGCTTCCCTTTAACCAATAATGGAATTTAAAATCCTTCATACCTGGAAGATGAAAACGCCAGTAATGAGGGCAATCTGTGTGTAACACAAACGGTGCAGGTAAATCAAAGTTTTGATGCAACGCTGGGAGACTATAAGAACAGAGGATCAAGATTGATGCATTTGTTAGACAAATATAAAGAGTCTATAGCCTTTCTAAAGAGAATATCTGAGGAATTGTGTTCATCCTACCCGGACAAACTTGCTGATATTAAAGTGGAGCCATGGTACCTAAAAATTCATAAGACCGCAGTTATAAGCACTTTTGAGATCTTATAGAAACAGATAACACACAAATTGACAAGCAAACATCCTTTTCTCACGATTTCTTTCTCGCGATAAACTTTTTCTTCTCAGGCCTCCCAAGTGCGTTATTGTAATACCAAACCAGCTTGACCTGCATAATACATGAGATTTATAAGCTTCTAAACAAGGAGATCAAGGTAGATCATATAGTTTGGGGAACCTCAAACCTGTGTATCGTTGGCCTCTGATCCACTGTTTGTAAAAAATGCTTTGGCCATTTTCTTGGCCGTGAACATCTCTAAAAGATCCTTAGCAAGATCCTGTTTTTGCAGGAAAAATATAACACAATGATCAAATTCTCTTTAATCACCCTAATTACACAGCAGAATgtacaaaaaaacattattaataaaAGGACAGCAGAAGTAAAAAGTCTCACCAGAGAAGGCTTAGTAGTACGGTTCCAAAAGGAGTGATAAAAGGGCAAGGTGTTCAATTGCCCTACAGCAGCAGAAACAAGCCGTGGCTCATTTCCTCCTGCAAGATGTTGTGGTATCAATGCTAACACTTTCACAAATATCCTAGGAATAGCGAAAtatacaaaaaggaaaaaagagaaACATCAAGTCAAATAGTGTGGTAACAGAAGGAACAATATACCTAAGGCAGTACACCATAGACCAGCGAGAGAGTCAAGATACTTCTTCCCATGGTCATCATACACATAACTCCCCTGTAAGAAGAatgaaaggaaaagaaatgtCACACACTTTTTTGTATGAACATTGACGAATGAATCAAAAAAGAAGGGGGGTGACCTCGGATTTGGCTATGATCAAAGGATCTAAATCAGCACTCTGCCACCCAGCTGTAAAAGGTGCTAGCATATCATGCCCCTTTGACCTGCCCATCAGAAAACGCAACCACTTATTCATCGCCACGTTGACAAAAGCATGAAACTTTTGCAGAAAATAATCACGAGTGTGAAACTTACCCAAGCTTCTCTGGTGATGCTTCTGTAGTGAGGATTCTTGAGCCAGGCATGTATTGGGAAGAAACAGCATACCTGCTCTGCAAAGTAACCTGCCATATGAGAGAGGAGCGAGTTTTTTGAGCTATGaatcaaaatcactatttgagttaatatatataaaatggatTCCTTGAAATTCTTCAAGATCACTGTTTGGGtagtttattattataaaattaaaaaaagggtTCCTTGATTACTGGAGAATCCCACAAAAGTTACACTCTCACAAAGTCACGTTTGATGGGAATATTATTTGAAAGTAcgacttacaaaaaaaaagaaaaagaagaaagaaagattcaATTTTTAAGCATTTGAACATGAATCTGGACAGAATCCTGATCTACTACGGGTGAGGAGTGACGATGAAGCAGCTAAAAAGCAATCGAAAGGAGCGAGTGAGAAAACCTGGGTAGTGCGCGCCAATCGTCGGAGGCTGTTGACCACTGCCATTTCGAAGATTGAATCTGTAGAAATGATCCTTTGATTCTTTTGAGATTTGTTCGCTTTTAAAAACAGAGGAGGATCATCATcgttgataccttccttatatGAATActctacaaaattaaatatctttttTCTTATTATCTCTTCGACTCCCATTTGATTTTTGATCAGTGACGTGTCATTGACTCATTTTATTAcatatactagattttttaaccgcgctacgcgcgaataagatattatatgtatttcttaattctaaaaaataatgtataatattgtattatattatttaaagaataaaaaataagactacataacataaatatattttttatattttctttgtggaaatcattatgttgtttgattgttgtacttaattcacatatttgcatagatatttgtgatagatgaataactatatttttattatcagtaaataatatatatttattatataatataagaaaaatagaattatttactttttaacaaacttgtctcatgttggggactcggttatagacatatcatattcgaatgaaacatttttacacttatcaatcttcttaacaatcaagaaacaaatctgaatatcaaaatatcatacgatctctttgtggaataactgctctgaagaaattgaatttatgcatcaaaaaggactggaaatggatgtgcatatgtgttatctaagtcagctttacaaaaaactatttatagttcatatatcatttatgtccatcctatttttttgtccatcatttcttaaacatcttgaaataagtaatgctaattaataataaactttttgctcacaaaataaaaatcaaatttgtctaattatcgcttaatttgtctaactgatatatgtatttctcaattctaaaaaaataatgtataatattgtattacattatttaaaaaatataaaatatgactacataacataaatatattttttaaattttctttgtggaaatcattatgttgtttgattgttgtacttgattcacatatttgcatagatatttgtgatagatgaataactatatttttattatcagtaaataatatatattgattatataatataagaaaaataaaattatttactttttaaacaaacttgtctcatgttggagactcggttatagacatatcatatacgaaggagacatttttacagttatcaatcttcttaacattgaaaaaacaaatctacatatcaaaacaatatctcatacgatctatttgtggaataactactctgaagaaattgaatttaggcatcaaaaagactgaaaatggatgtgcagatatgttatctaagtctgcttcacaaagtactattcatagttatcattaatgtccatcctattttttgtccaccatttcttaaacatcttgaaataactgatgctaattaataataaactttttgctggaaaaaaaatcaaatttgtctaattatcgcttaaatattttattaatatggtctaagaagcttttaagtgatatcatagtttaatttattagtttttttgttaatttttagaggtttttgtatttaagattttttttcatattaagcttctatttctttcacagaattgatatatatatatatatatatatatatatatatatatatatcataaaaattaccatcaaatcagttttacttatttattattttgttttaacgaaaatacactttttaaataatttaatttaaaataaaattatatattaatttgctgtattttaacaatttcattgatttaattaatttgctttggtggataacttaaaaagttttcatatgaatcggggaaagcaagcttatgttgttatattatatttattttgtgtatatagaatctatatataatgctagtgtaataaagaaagaacattatttttttgtaacttcaaaaagatacattattacaatttaaaatgaatcaaaattgaataaaatggtaattaaatatttgtaaatctaattgtttagttggattctcatgaaaaaaaaatcgattggttaaacaaatgtttcaaaatttgttgtggtattgttttgtctataaattataaaatttattgaattaatatatttaattattgcatccttaaataatattttattaagacattagaaaaatatgttttgagttgttttgtcaaattgtacaaaaatctatgctttttcatatttgtaacttcaaaaagatacattatgacaatttgaaattaatcaaaattgaataaaatggtaattaaatatttgtaaatctaattatttttttatcttgtttagttggattctcatgaaaaaaaatcgataggttaaacaaatgtttcaaaatttgttgtgttattgttttgtctataaattacaaaatttattgaattaatatatttaattattgcacccttaaataatattttattaagacattagagaagtatgttatgagttgttttgtcaaaattttacaaaaatctatgctttttcatatttgtcacgaaaatttatatgttaaacttacttttacaaaattcttaactttgtcacgaaaacaaaaatctatgttttttcatatttgtcaacgttctcacactttctaagaatatattagcttagtcacttacttattttttttttacaaaacaaagtatcggagtcttgaaagttgaattcatattattgtaaatgtacataagagtttgtgattatatacttagtggttcttgtatatgtgtccaagaaagtttcaatggcttagtggtaactgtcctatatatatatcatactaacccgggttcgattctcacctttgcattgtttttttattttttacgaaaaataaatgagatgacatggcaattttggattctctgattggttgatttttctatcctatgtggacaccctctccatggcttatatcccccttt
The nucleotide sequence above comes from Brassica napus cultivar Da-Ae unplaced genomic scaffold, Da-Ae ScsIHWf_946;HRSCAF=1338, whole genome shotgun sequence. Encoded proteins:
- the LOC125606723 gene encoding gamma-aminobutyrate transaminase POP2, mitochondrial-like, whose product is MGVEEIIRKKIFNFVEYSYKEGINDDDPPLFLKANKSQKNQRIISTDSIFEMAVVNSLRRLARTTQVTLQSRYAVSSQYMPGSRILTTEASPEKLGSKGHDMLAPFTAGWQSADLDPLIIAKSEGSYVYDDHGKKYLDSLAGLWCTALGGNEPRLVSAAVGQLNTLPFYHSFWNRTTKPSLDLAKDLLEMFTAKKMAKAFFTNSGSEANDTQVKLVWYYNNALGRPEKKKFIARKKSYHGSTLISASLSGLPALHQNFDLPAPFVLHTDCPHYWRFHLPGETEEEFSTRLAKNLEDLIIKEGPETIGAFIAEPVMGAGGVIPPPATYFEKIQAVVKKYDILFIADEVICAFGRLGTMFGCDKYNIKPDLVSLAKALSSAYMPIGAILMSQEVADVIYSQSNKLGAFSHGFTYSGHPVSCAVAIEALKIYKERNIPEHVAKVSPRFQDGLKAFAKSSPIIGEIRGTGLILGTEFTDNKSPNEPFPPEWGVGAYFGAECQKRGMLVRVAGDGIMMSPPLIISPEEIDELIDIYGKALKATEERVKELKAQQKK
- the LOC106391517 gene encoding ribosomal RNA large subunit methyltransferase I gives rise to the protein MAMVVAVGVLHNHLLSASSRIVCLSSCSRPPLSVSSGVAKVVLKKGKTQLFKDGSPMVYSGAVDRIIGKPPPQTGDVVIVADGTENPIGWGLYNSVSMFCVRLMQLQHESTRDPSCALNIEKLLQTRITQAVQLRNSLGLPSDNNTNAYRLVNSEGDRLSGLIVDVFGDIAVVASSAAWLEKYRSHVEACLRSINGINHINWRPSLDVLKEDGFDISSLKQTSSAPPLPERSMVVENGISYAISLEGQKTGFYTDQRENRRFISTISAGKRVLDLCCYSGGFALNAASGGATSVLGVDSSLPALELARENVILNRMDPEKVAFFKQDSTEFMKGALSREETWDIVILDPPKLAPRKKVLHNAAGMYRNLNSLAMRLTSSGGLLMTCSCSGAMTQSGKFLGILQSAAAMAGRKITVVREAGAASDHPLDPSYPQGQYLSNILLRVL